GCGTGTTAAACTTCTCTTTCAAATGATCGCAACTCTCACAGTAGTTCTCTTTGGCGTAAAAATTTGGTGGGTGAGTCATCCATTCGGTGGCCCCGATATTCTCCTTGGCAACTGGACATATCTTATCGTCCCGCTTTGGCTTCTGGCAATGATCAATGTGATGAATTGGTTCGATGGCTTGGATGGCTTGACTTCGGGTCTCTCCATTATCGCGAGCCTTGCCATTGCTTTCCTTGCCCTGGAGCCGTTTGTCGATCAACCCGCAACCGCTCTTCTGGCGATCATTCTCGCTGGCGCTACTTTGGGTTTTCTACCCTTCAACTGGAACCCAGCCTCGATTTTTCTTGGCGACACTGGTTCGATGTTTTTAGGTTATATGGTGGGCATTTTTGCCATTATCTCGGGCGCGAAACTAGCAACCGCGGCGCTCGTGCTCGGAATTCCAATTTTTGATGCTGTCTGGGTGGTTCTGCGTCGCCTTCTTACCGGCCAGCCGCTCATGCAAGGAGATCGCAAACATCTCCACCATCGTTTTCTTGATGCCGGTTTTCATCCGCGCACTGCCACACTGATGCTTTATTCGATCGCCGCTCTCTTTGGCTTAATCGCTCTTAATACCGGCACGGAAGGCAAAGTTGTCGCTCTGGGTTGGCTAGTTGCAGGGCTCGTAATCCTTGGTATGCTACTTGTAATTAAAGCAAAACAAAATCATTAGGAATATGCTTAA
The Candidatus Berkelbacteria bacterium DNA segment above includes these coding regions:
- a CDS encoding undecaprenyl/decaprenyl-phosphate alpha-N-acetylglucosaminyl 1-phosphate transferase, whose protein sequence is MNISQLLIPFFAAVLVSLSLTPLVRKLALIWGAIAKPGGRHIHVRTTPKLGGLAIIGSFFTVVVYILITNPSQLHFVDMAILGLDANLFGVLAGALILVALGVVDDKYDLPPRVKLLFQMIATLTVVLFGVKIWWVSHPFGGPDILLGNWTYLIVPLWLLAMINVMNWFDGLDGLTSGLSIIASLAIAFLALEPFVDQPATALLAIILAGATLGFLPFNWNPASIFLGDTGSMFLGYMVGIFAIISGAKLATAALVLGIPIFDAVWVVLRRLLTGQPLMQGDRKHLHHRFLDAGFHPRTATLMLYSIAALFGLIALNTGTEGKVVALGWLVAGLVILGMLLVIKAKQNH